Proteins encoded in a region of the Sphingomonas japonica genome:
- a CDS encoding ABC-F family ATP-binding cassette domain-containing protein → MAAPILAFEGLGLVQGSGWLFRNLDIHIGARDRLALIGRNGAGKTTLLKLLGGQVDADEGRRVIVPGTNVVMLEQEPRMTGCATLMDFVLSGEDAPARHEAEAIADQLGIDLTRDAATASGGERRRAGIARALAQDPDVLLLDEPTNHLDIHAIEWLEEWLQRYRGAFVVISHDRTFLTRLTRQTLWLDRGSMRRAEIGFGGFDAWTEQVYAEEQRAAEKLDARLKLEEHWLQRGVTGRRKRNQGRLSKLYEMRAERAAMTGPSGAANLTTAADDSKTKVVIDAKAVTKTYGDRPIIKDLTLRITRGDRIGIVGRNGAGKSTLLKLLTGEISPDSGHIRLAKTLDAIIIDQQRSRMQPEMTVREAVADGGEWIDVLGVRKHIHGYLKEFLFEPTMVEAKVGTLSGGERSRLLLAREFARPSNLMVLDEPTNDLDLETLDLLQEVIADYDGTVLIVSHDRDFLDRTVTMTIGLDGSGFVDAVVGGYADWEAKRKQRTTTRKKEATKPIAEAPRPRAAKLTYKDQRDYDLLPKRIEEIEAAIARDEEKLADPDLYVRDPDAFDRLMAAIAKAREEKDAAEMRWLELAERAEALG, encoded by the coding sequence ATGGCTGCTCCCATCCTCGCCTTTGAAGGGCTCGGGCTCGTGCAGGGTTCGGGCTGGCTGTTCCGCAATCTCGACATCCACATCGGCGCACGCGACCGGCTGGCGCTGATCGGGCGCAACGGCGCGGGCAAGACGACGTTGCTCAAGCTGCTCGGCGGACAGGTCGATGCCGACGAGGGTCGCCGCGTGATCGTGCCGGGCACCAATGTGGTGATGCTCGAACAGGAACCGCGCATGACCGGGTGCGCGACGCTGATGGACTTCGTCCTGTCCGGCGAAGACGCGCCCGCGCGGCATGAGGCCGAAGCCATCGCCGACCAGCTCGGCATCGACCTGACCCGCGATGCCGCGACCGCCAGCGGGGGCGAGCGCCGCCGCGCCGGCATCGCCCGGGCGCTGGCGCAGGACCCCGATGTGCTGCTGCTCGACGAGCCGACCAACCATCTCGACATCCACGCCATCGAATGGCTCGAGGAATGGCTGCAGCGGTATCGCGGCGCGTTCGTCGTCATCAGCCATGATCGCACCTTCCTGACGCGGCTGACCAGGCAGACGCTGTGGCTCGACCGCGGGTCGATGCGCCGCGCCGAGATCGGCTTCGGCGGGTTCGATGCATGGACCGAGCAGGTCTATGCCGAGGAACAGCGCGCCGCGGAAAAGCTCGACGCGCGGCTGAAGCTCGAGGAGCACTGGCTCCAGCGCGGCGTCACCGGGAGGCGCAAGCGCAACCAGGGACGGCTGTCGAAGCTGTACGAAATGCGTGCCGAACGCGCGGCGATGACGGGGCCGTCGGGTGCCGCCAACCTCACCACCGCCGCCGACGATTCCAAGACTAAGGTGGTGATCGATGCAAAGGCGGTCACCAAGACCTATGGCGATCGTCCGATCATCAAGGACCTGACGCTGCGCATCACCCGCGGCGACCGGATCGGCATCGTCGGACGCAACGGCGCCGGCAAATCGACCTTGCTCAAGCTCCTGACCGGCGAGATCAGTCCCGACAGCGGCCATATCCGGCTGGCCAAGACGCTCGACGCGATCATCATCGACCAGCAGCGCAGCCGGATGCAGCCCGAAATGACGGTGCGCGAGGCGGTCGCCGACGGCGGGGAATGGATCGACGTGCTGGGGGTGCGCAAGCACATCCACGGCTATCTCAAGGAGTTTCTCTTCGAGCCGACCATGGTCGAGGCAAAGGTCGGGACGCTGTCGGGCGGCGAGCGTTCGCGGCTGCTGCTCGCACGCGAATTTGCGCGGCCGTCGAACCTGATGGTGCTCGACGAACCGACCAACGATCTGGACCTCGAAACGCTCGACCTGCTGCAGGAAGTGATCGCCGACTATGACGGCACCGTGCTGATCGTAAGCCACGACCGCGACTTTCTCGATCGCACCGTGACGATGACCATCGGCCTCGACGGATCGGGCTTCGTCGACGCGGTGGTCGGCGGCTATGCCGACTGGGAAGCCAAGCGCAAGCAGCGCACGACCACCAGGAAAAAGGAAGCCACGAAGCCCATCGCCGAAGCACCGCGCCCCAGGGCGGCGAAGCTGACCTACAAGGACCAGCGCGACTATGACCTGCTGCCCAAACGGATCGAGGAGATCGAGGCCGCGATCGCGCGCGACGAGGAAAAGCTCGCCGATCCCGACCTGTATGTGCGCGATCCGGACGCGTTCGACCGGTTGATGGCGGCGATCGCCAAGGCGCGCGAGGAAAAGGACGCGGCGGAAATGCGCTGGCTGGAACTGGCGGAACGTGCGGAAGCGCTGGGCTGA
- a CDS encoding diacylglycerol/lipid kinase family protein, which produces MLTSPVPRQAVLIVNAKSRRGQAMFDEARTKIAAAGIELIDCHAVRDPAKLNDTVRGAVRSGAPMVIVGGGDGSLSCVVDDVVGKDCVFAVLPLGTANSFARTLGLPLDLDGAIDAIASGRRRRIDLGMIDDDYFANCAAMGLSPMIGDTVPHNLKKYLGRIGYLGWAVWCFFRFRPFRLMIDDGTREHRMWATEVRMLNGRFHGGVEMTETTDVDSGDMVIQVVAGRKLWKLVVDWYGKFFRLRSRDAGIREFRGRELRLDTRPHHRISIDGEVLARTPVTVRVAQRAIEVVVPG; this is translated from the coding sequence ATGTTAACGAGTCCCGTCCCCCGCCAGGCTGTCCTCATCGTCAATGCCAAGTCGCGGCGCGGACAAGCGATGTTCGACGAGGCTCGCACAAAGATCGCCGCGGCCGGTATCGAACTGATCGACTGCCATGCGGTGCGCGATCCCGCAAAGCTCAACGACACCGTGCGCGGTGCGGTGCGATCGGGGGCACCGATGGTGATCGTCGGCGGGGGCGACGGATCGCTGTCATGCGTGGTCGACGACGTCGTCGGCAAGGATTGCGTGTTCGCGGTCCTTCCGCTCGGCACCGCGAATAGCTTTGCGCGGACGCTGGGGCTGCCGCTCGACCTCGACGGCGCGATCGACGCGATCGCCAGCGGGCGGCGGCGGCGGATCGACCTTGGCATGATCGACGACGACTATTTCGCCAATTGCGCGGCGATGGGCCTGTCGCCCATGATCGGCGACACGGTGCCGCACAACCTCAAGAAATATCTCGGGCGGATCGGCTATCTCGGCTGGGCGGTGTGGTGCTTCTTCCGCTTTCGCCCGTTCCGGCTGATGATCGACGATGGGACGCGCGAGCATCGCATGTGGGCCACCGAAGTGCGCATGCTCAACGGTCGTTTCCACGGCGGCGTCGAGATGACCGAGACCACTGACGTCGATAGCGGCGACATGGTGATCCAGGTGGTCGCGGGGCGCAAATTGTGGAAGCTGGTGGTCGATTGGTACGGCAAGTTCTTCCGTCTGCGGTCGCGGGACGCCGGCATCCGGGAATTCCGGGGGCGTGAACTGCGCCTCGACACCCGCCCGCACCACCGCATCTCGATCGACGGCGAGGTATTGGCGCGCACGCCGGTGACGGTGCGGGTGGCGCAGCGGGCGATCGAGGTGGTGGTGCCGGGCTGA
- a CDS encoding ATP-binding protein, which translates to MTDPLSRIADALDRLAPPAPATADPLAHRAYVWRGTALTAARAFDPLPIDRLVGIDAQKAVLLENLRRFANGAAAQDALLWGARGTGKSALVKAAVGAVQSGGGDLALVEATSGTLATLPALFATIAPIDRAFAVFIDDLGFDTAADARALRSLLEGGAEARPSNARLIVTSNRRHLIPRDIAEQESAINARDAIDDQLALADRFGLSLGFHAIDQDGFLAIVRGYAQAYGLSFDPAEAVQWATRRGSRSGRVAWHYVTELAGRAGKSL; encoded by the coding sequence GTGACCGACCCGCTTTCCCGCATCGCCGACGCGCTCGACCGGCTTGCGCCCCCCGCCCCCGCCACGGCGGACCCGCTGGCGCATCGGGCGTATGTCTGGCGCGGAACCGCGCTGACGGCTGCGCGCGCGTTCGATCCCTTGCCGATCGACCGGCTGGTGGGGATCGATGCTCAAAAAGCGGTGCTGCTGGAGAATCTCCGGCGCTTCGCGAATGGCGCGGCGGCGCAGGACGCCCTGCTATGGGGCGCGCGCGGGACCGGCAAGTCGGCGCTGGTCAAGGCGGCGGTCGGCGCCGTCCAGAGCGGTGGCGGCGATCTCGCGCTGGTCGAGGCGACGTCGGGAACGCTCGCGACCCTGCCCGCTCTGTTCGCCACGATCGCACCGATCGACCGGGCCTTCGCCGTCTTCATCGACGATCTCGGCTTCGACACGGCCGCCGACGCACGGGCGCTGCGCTCGCTGCTCGAAGGCGGGGCCGAGGCACGGCCTTCCAACGCGCGACTGATCGTCACGTCGAACCGCCGCCACCTGATCCCCCGCGACATCGCCGAACAGGAAAGCGCGATCAACGCGCGCGACGCGATCGACGATCAGCTCGCACTTGCCGACCGGTTCGGGTTGAGCCTGGGTTTTCACGCCATCGATCAGGACGGGTTTCTGGCGATCGTGCGCGGCTATGCGCAGGCCTATGGCCTGTCGTTCGATCCCGCCGAAGCGGTCCAATGGGCGACGCGGCGGGGCAGCCGCTCGGGACGGGTGGCGTGGCACTATGTCACCGAACTGGCCGGGCGCGCGGGCAAATCGCTCTGA
- a CDS encoding tetratricopeptide repeat protein, with protein MTSSPEAPPRPRRLKAVTFAILVIAASARILAAWPIVPHARTEVSEARSQLARALGLLASGSPTAARDAAARAVALDRDWGMALAVLARSELGLGDGIAAEAALDRSVKAGFDPGRLRHLYADAYRIQGQPDRALETLETADPRYASYSDRVRAQALMARGDYGGAGYAFESALRRYPRDAATWIAYARYLRGGGDISGAIAASARAATLAPKSADALALRGEMVRAQYGLTAALPWFADALRRDPNNHDMLIEYAATLGETGQTQAMLAAVRRAAAARPGSAQAYYLQAVLAARAGAFETARAILQRIGSRLDGLPAMLLLSGGLDLQAGGYQQAIEQLRALVDRQPMNIAARSLLATAYARANASRDAIAVLRPVIARSDADSYVLTLAARAFERIGDRGAAASLLDRAASAVRGNAGPFGDTSPLPMLSAAVQQQPDNPDAAIALIRGLQSSGDPAAAFARAQALAASNPGTPAAHLLVGDALMLDGQPRPAAQAYARAGNLRLDEATMLRLAEALDLAGNRPAAARTLALFLTQNPWNIAALRLSAHWQLAAAQYAAAIDTLEALRLRIGDRDAVVLAELAAAYTGAGDAERGLIYAQAAHAIAPANPAVADCYGWALREGGDAAGAVQLLLKAVALAPRHPMLRWHLAQAYADLGQNPRARAQAQAALADPGFGERAAAEALLAALA; from the coding sequence ATGACCTCCAGCCCTGAAGCGCCGCCCCGCCCGCGGCGATTGAAGGCTGTCACCTTCGCGATCCTGGTGATCGCGGCGAGCGCGCGCATCCTCGCGGCGTGGCCGATCGTCCCACACGCCAGAACCGAAGTGTCGGAAGCGCGATCGCAGCTCGCCCGCGCGCTGGGACTGCTGGCGAGCGGCAGCCCGACCGCGGCGCGTGATGCAGCGGCTCGTGCGGTGGCCCTGGACCGCGACTGGGGGATGGCGCTCGCCGTGCTTGCGCGAAGTGAGCTGGGGCTGGGCGACGGCATCGCCGCCGAAGCCGCGCTCGATCGCTCGGTCAAGGCGGGGTTCGATCCGGGGCGGCTACGCCACCTCTATGCCGATGCCTATCGCATCCAGGGACAGCCCGACCGCGCGCTCGAGACGCTCGAAACTGCCGATCCGCGCTACGCCAGCTACAGCGATCGGGTGCGGGCGCAGGCGCTTATGGCGCGCGGCGACTATGGCGGCGCAGGGTACGCGTTCGAGAGCGCGCTGCGCCGCTATCCGCGCGATGCGGCGACCTGGATCGCCTATGCCCGCTACCTGCGCGGCGGTGGCGACATCTCCGGGGCGATCGCCGCATCGGCCCGCGCCGCCACGCTTGCGCCAAAATCCGCCGATGCACTCGCACTGCGCGGTGAAATGGTGCGCGCGCAATACGGCCTGACCGCGGCGCTGCCGTGGTTCGCCGATGCGCTGCGACGCGATCCGAACAATCACGACATGCTCATCGAATACGCCGCGACGCTTGGCGAAACCGGGCAGACCCAGGCGATGCTGGCAGCCGTGCGCCGCGCCGCAGCGGCCCGGCCGGGCAGCGCGCAGGCCTATTACCTGCAGGCCGTCCTCGCCGCCCGCGCCGGAGCGTTCGAGACCGCCCGCGCGATCCTGCAGCGGATCGGATCGCGGCTCGACGGGCTGCCGGCGATGCTGCTGCTGAGCGGCGGGCTCGACCTGCAGGCAGGCGGCTATCAACAGGCGATCGAGCAGCTGCGCGCACTGGTCGATCGCCAGCCGATGAACATCGCCGCGCGCAGCCTGCTCGCGACGGCCTATGCCCGCGCCAACGCATCGCGTGACGCGATTGCAGTGCTGCGCCCGGTGATCGCGCGCAGCGACGCGGACAGCTACGTGCTGACGCTGGCGGCGCGCGCGTTCGAGCGGATCGGCGATCGCGGCGCTGCGGCATCGTTGCTTGACCGCGCCGCAAGTGCGGTGCGCGGCAATGCCGGCCCGTTCGGCGATACGTCGCCATTGCCGATGCTGAGTGCCGCCGTTCAGCAACAGCCGGACAATCCCGACGCGGCCATCGCATTGATCCGCGGCCTGCAATCGAGCGGCGATCCGGCGGCGGCGTTCGCACGCGCGCAGGCGCTCGCCGCGAGCAATCCCGGCACCCCTGCCGCGCATCTTCTGGTTGGCGATGCGCTGATGCTCGATGGCCAGCCGCGCCCTGCCGCGCAAGCCTATGCCCGCGCCGGAAATCTCCGGCTCGACGAAGCGACAATGCTGCGGTTGGCCGAGGCATTGGACCTGGCCGGGAACCGTCCGGCTGCGGCCCGCACGCTGGCGCTGTTCCTGACGCAAAACCCGTGGAACATCGCGGCGCTGCGGCTGTCCGCGCATTGGCAGCTGGCTGCCGCACAATATGCGGCGGCGATCGACACGCTCGAGGCGCTGCGTCTGCGCATCGGGGATCGCGATGCGGTGGTCCTCGCCGAACTTGCCGCGGCGTATACCGGCGCGGGCGACGCCGAGCGCGGCCTGATCTACGCACAGGCGGCGCATGCCATTGCCCCCGCCAACCCGGCCGTCGCCGACTGCTATGGCTGGGCGCTGCGCGAAGGGGGCGATGCCGCAGGCGCGGTTCAATTGCTGTTGAAGGCCGTGGCGCTCGCGCCGCGGCACCCGATGCTGCGCTGGCATCTGGCGCAGGCCTATGCCGATCTCGGCCAGAATCCTCGCGCGCGCGCGCAGGCTCAAGCCGCGCTGGCCGATCCCGGGTTCGGCGAGCGTGCCGCCGCCGAAGCGCTGCTCGCCGCTCTCGCTTGA
- the prsR gene encoding PEP-CTERM-box response regulator transcription factor, protein MTAPLRKLLIVEDDPGLQRQLRWAYDGYDIHVASDREQAIAVLRAEEPDVVTLDLGLPPDPDGTSEGFAALEAILALKPHTKVVVASGHAALESPRSAIAAGAWDFYQKPIDIDELGLIVARAFHVHALEAENRRLAEQAQTHSQSQLGGLITASPEMLKVMRTIERVAAADVSVMLLGASGTGKELLARALHDASPRANRAFVAINCAAIPETLLESELFGHEKGAFTGAIRTTLGKIEQAAGGTLFLDEIGDVPLALQVKLLRFLQERVIERIGGRQQIAVDTRIVTATHQDIDAMIGDGRFRDDLYYRLAEIVVRIPSLAERPGDPGLLARHFLHRFAALNPAVVSLAPDAVAAIEAWRWPGNVRELENRMKRAIIMADGKAITAADLDLDAATDALPINLRAVREAADRKVIRQALARTDGNISSSARLLGISRPTLYDLMKSYDLQP, encoded by the coding sequence ATGACCGCGCCCTTGCGCAAGTTGCTGATCGTCGAGGACGATCCCGGACTTCAGCGACAATTGCGCTGGGCCTATGACGGCTATGACATCCACGTCGCGTCCGATCGCGAACAGGCGATCGCGGTGCTGCGCGCCGAGGAGCCCGATGTCGTCACGCTCGACCTGGGGCTGCCGCCCGACCCGGACGGCACCAGCGAGGGATTTGCCGCGCTGGAGGCCATCCTCGCGCTCAAGCCGCATACCAAGGTTGTCGTCGCATCGGGACATGCCGCGCTGGAAAGTCCGCGCAGTGCCATCGCCGCGGGCGCCTGGGACTTCTACCAGAAGCCGATCGACATCGACGAGCTCGGCCTGATCGTCGCGCGAGCATTCCATGTTCATGCGCTCGAAGCCGAGAATCGCCGCCTTGCCGAGCAGGCGCAGACGCACAGCCAGTCACAGCTTGGCGGGTTGATCACCGCATCGCCCGAGATGCTCAAGGTGATGCGCACGATCGAGCGCGTCGCCGCTGCCGACGTCTCGGTGATGCTGCTCGGCGCCAGCGGTACCGGCAAGGAGTTGCTGGCGCGCGCCTTGCACGACGCCTCGCCGCGCGCGAACCGGGCATTCGTCGCGATCAATTGTGCCGCGATCCCCGAAACGCTGCTGGAAAGCGAGTTGTTCGGGCACGAGAAAGGCGCGTTCACCGGTGCGATCCGGACGACGCTAGGCAAGATCGAACAGGCCGCAGGCGGTACCCTGTTCCTCGACGAGATCGGCGACGTGCCGCTGGCGTTGCAGGTCAAGCTGCTGCGCTTCCTCCAGGAACGCGTGATCGAGCGCATTGGGGGACGCCAGCAAATCGCGGTCGACACGCGCATCGTCACCGCGACGCATCAGGATATCGACGCGATGATCGGCGACGGCCGGTTCCGCGACGATCTCTACTACCGGCTTGCCGAGATCGTCGTGCGCATTCCTTCGCTTGCCGAGCGGCCTGGTGACCCGGGCCTGCTCGCGCGCCATTTCCTGCACCGCTTCGCCGCGCTGAATCCGGCCGTCGTGTCGCTGGCGCCCGATGCCGTGGCGGCGATCGAGGCGTGGCGCTGGCCCGGCAATGTCCGCGAGCTCGAAAATCGCATGAAGCGCGCGATCATCATGGCCGATGGCAAGGCGATCACCGCCGCCGATCTCGATCTGGACGCTGCTACCGATGCACTTCCCATCAACCTGCGCGCCGTGCGCGAAGCCGCCGACCGCAAGGTGATCCGCCAGGCGCTGGCGCGCACCGATGGCAATATCTCGAGCAGCGCCAGGCTGCTCGGTATCAGCCGTCCGACCCTCTACGACCTGATGAAGAGCTATGACCTCCAGCCCTGA
- the prsK gene encoding XrtA/PEP-CTERM system histidine kinase PrsK, translating to MAWLSALTLWGHALAAFGFAALTLWSWRRPPTALPRWPLLLALATTACWALAIAGIGLGDPVTPLFETLRNLAWLGVMSTLHRRSHSAHERAAIAVVYGVVAIVSIAALLLTLAAETGAAFDPFVIGSALVLRMIVATACLVLVQSLYAGATSSNLRVLAVALGAMWLIDLNLVTFAYLAERWSSELAAVRGIIVAVIAIVIGVGALREERPLQVSRTVAMQSLTIAAIGAYCTVLALGTGALAAIGGSHARLLQTAFVFGSAAALLACLSAPWLRGWIKVKLAKHFFRHRYDYRAEWSRFTATLGNPGDGAALETRVIKAIADLTDSPGGLLLVADGPRLDHGASWHWHDDPPSTGSGDDGLADHLQRSNRIIELDAVRAEAAPAEDLLAVPQWMIDDSHAWVVVPLPHIDHLAGAIVLRRPALDRALDWEDFDLLKVAGRQVASYLAEARAHARLMEAQRFDEFNRRFAFILHDIKNLVSQLTLTARNAERYADNPAFRADMVATLTESAARMNELLARLSQRHRATRSDAARPTEVAPIAERVARACHQRHPVAVVSDGVAIAAADPAGLEQILSHLVGNAVDASDPSEPVTVAIVARADVVVIDVIDQGCGMSAAFIRDQLFRPFASSKPGGFGIGAYEARDLVLAMGGRIDVTSREGEGSRFRITLPAALAGRVGMDRAA from the coding sequence ATGGCTTGGCTTTCCGCTCTGACCCTGTGGGGGCACGCGCTGGCCGCATTCGGTTTCGCGGCGCTGACATTGTGGAGCTGGCGCCGACCGCCCACTGCGCTGCCACGCTGGCCGCTGCTGCTCGCGCTCGCGACGACCGCGTGCTGGGCGTTGGCAATCGCCGGCATCGGGCTCGGCGATCCGGTCACGCCGCTATTCGAGACGCTGCGCAATCTGGCGTGGCTTGGCGTGATGAGCACGCTCCACCGACGCTCGCATTCGGCGCATGAGCGCGCGGCGATCGCGGTAGTCTACGGCGTCGTGGCGATAGTCAGCATCGCAGCGTTGCTGTTGACGCTGGCCGCAGAAACGGGGGCCGCATTCGATCCGTTCGTGATCGGATCGGCGCTGGTGCTCAGGATGATTGTCGCGACGGCTTGCCTGGTGCTCGTCCAAAGCCTCTATGCCGGCGCGACCAGCAGCAACTTGCGCGTACTGGCAGTTGCACTGGGGGCGATGTGGCTGATCGACCTCAACCTCGTCACCTTTGCCTATCTGGCGGAACGCTGGTCGAGCGAGCTTGCCGCAGTACGCGGCATCATCGTCGCGGTGATCGCGATCGTGATCGGCGTCGGCGCATTGCGTGAGGAGCGTCCGCTGCAGGTTTCCCGAACGGTTGCGATGCAATCGCTGACAATCGCCGCGATCGGTGCCTATTGCACGGTGCTGGCGCTGGGCACCGGCGCGCTTGCGGCAATCGGCGGCAGCCACGCCCGGTTGCTCCAGACCGCATTCGTCTTCGGATCGGCGGCGGCGCTGCTCGCCTGCCTGTCGGCACCGTGGCTGCGCGGCTGGATCAAGGTCAAGCTGGCCAAGCATTTCTTCCGCCATCGCTACGATTATCGGGCAGAATGGTCGCGCTTCACCGCGACACTGGGCAATCCGGGGGACGGCGCGGCGCTCGAGACCCGGGTCATCAAGGCGATCGCCGACCTGACCGACTCGCCTGGCGGGCTATTGCTGGTGGCCGACGGCCCGCGCCTCGATCATGGCGCAAGTTGGCACTGGCACGACGATCCGCCAAGCACCGGTTCGGGCGACGACGGTCTTGCCGATCATCTTCAACGCAGCAACCGGATCATCGAGCTCGATGCAGTTCGGGCCGAGGCCGCGCCCGCTGAAGACCTTTTGGCAGTACCGCAATGGATGATCGACGACAGCCACGCCTGGGTCGTCGTACCGCTCCCGCATATCGACCACCTGGCCGGTGCGATCGTGCTGCGCCGACCGGCGCTCGACCGGGCGCTCGACTGGGAGGATTTCGATCTGCTCAAGGTCGCAGGGCGGCAAGTCGCGAGCTATCTCGCCGAAGCGCGGGCGCATGCCCGGCTGATGGAAGCGCAGCGTTTCGATGAATTCAATCGCCGCTTCGCCTTCATTCTGCACGACATCAAGAACCTCGTCAGCCAGTTGACCCTGACTGCGCGCAATGCCGAGCGCTACGCCGACAATCCCGCATTTCGGGCCGACATGGTCGCCACGCTGACCGAATCCGCGGCGCGCATGAACGAGCTGCTGGCACGCCTGTCGCAACGTCACCGCGCGACACGAAGTGATGCCGCTCGGCCGACCGAAGTCGCACCGATCGCCGAGCGCGTCGCCCGTGCCTGTCATCAGCGACATCCGGTCGCGGTCGTATCCGACGGCGTCGCCATCGCCGCCGCCGATCCGGCAGGGCTCGAGCAGATCCTGTCGCACCTTGTCGGCAATGCCGTCGATGCCAGCGACCCATCCGAGCCGGTAACGGTGGCGATCGTCGCGCGCGCCGACGTCGTCGTGATCGATGTCATTGATCAAGGATGCGGGATGAGCGCCGCGTTCATCCGCGACCAGCTGTTCCGGCCATTTGCTTCGTCCAAGCCGGGCGGTTTCGGGATTGGCGCGTACGAAGCGCGAGACCTGGTCCTCGCAATGGGCGGCCGGATCGACGTCACCAGCCGCGAGGGTGAGGGCAGCCGCTTCCGCATCACCCTACCCGCTGCACTTGCCGGTCGCGTCGGCATGGACCGCGCGGCATGA
- a CDS encoding TIGR03013 family XrtA/PEP-CTERM system glycosyltransferase — protein MIRLFKHYVPNAVLLLGLFDFLLLIAAAEFGWQFRAHQIGMDVDGIATRIPEILSFAVSLQTAMVAVGVYGTDALQSLRFAAARLIVAVSLGTIFLSVLYFFVPALSFWRSNLLYAMVAAAVLQILMRILLGKALGSQAFKRRVVVLGAGPRAARLKALSKVPGSGFVVVGYVAMNEANRVIPEAIARDAIYNLADHVVLLNASEVVLALEERRNALPLKDLLRIKTTGVHVNEISTFLERETGRVDLDSVNPSWLIFSDGFSSGRMISSAFKRLFDIAASLLLLTLALPVIAIMAIAIKLDSKGPAFYRQRRVGLYNVGFDIVKLRSMRTDAEIAGKAVWAEKDDPRITRIGRLIRKTRIDELPQCWSVLKGEMSFVGPRPERPQFVEDLEAKLPYYAERHMVKPGITGWAQINYPYGASIEDARQKLEYDLYYAKNYSPFLDLLILLQTLRVVLWPEGAR, from the coding sequence ATGATTCGCCTGTTCAAACATTATGTCCCCAATGCGGTGCTGCTGCTCGGTCTGTTCGACTTTCTACTGCTGATCGCGGCGGCGGAATTCGGGTGGCAGTTTCGCGCGCATCAGATCGGCATGGATGTCGATGGCATCGCCACGCGCATCCCCGAAATCCTCAGCTTCGCCGTATCGCTCCAGACGGCCATGGTCGCGGTCGGCGTCTACGGTACCGACGCATTGCAATCGCTGCGCTTCGCCGCCGCCCGGCTGATCGTCGCGGTATCGCTCGGCACGATCTTCCTGAGCGTTCTCTATTTCTTCGTCCCTGCGCTTAGCTTCTGGCGCTCCAACCTGCTCTACGCGATGGTCGCTGCGGCCGTTTTGCAGATCCTGATGCGCATCCTGCTGGGTAAGGCACTGGGCAGCCAGGCTTTCAAACGGCGCGTCGTCGTGCTCGGCGCGGGGCCCCGCGCCGCGCGGCTCAAGGCGCTTTCCAAGGTGCCCGGGTCAGGGTTCGTCGTCGTCGGCTATGTGGCGATGAACGAAGCCAATCGCGTCATCCCCGAAGCGATCGCCCGCGACGCCATCTACAATTTGGCCGACCATGTTGTCCTGCTCAACGCGTCGGAAGTCGTGCTGGCGCTGGAAGAACGCCGCAATGCGCTGCCGCTCAAGGATTTGCTGCGGATCAAGACCACCGGGGTCCATGTCAACGAGATCTCGACTTTTCTCGAGCGCGAGACGGGGCGCGTCGACCTCGACAGCGTCAATCCCAGCTGGCTGATCTTCTCCGATGGCTTCTCGTCGGGCCGGATGATCTCGAGCGCGTTCAAGCGCCTGTTCGATATCGCCGCCAGCCTGTTGTTGCTGACCCTGGCGCTGCCGGTAATCGCGATCATGGCGATAGCGATCAAGCTCGATAGCAAGGGACCGGCCTTTTACCGGCAGCGCCGCGTCGGGCTCTACAATGTCGGTTTCGATATTGTGAAGCTGCGCTCGATGCGCACCGATGCCGAGATCGCGGGCAAGGCGGTCTGGGCGGAAAAGGACGATCCGCGGATCACCCGGATCGGCCGCCTGATCCGCAAAACCCGGATCGACGAATTGCCGCAGTGCTGGAGCGTGCTCAAGGGCGAGATGAGCTTCGTCGGACCGCGCCCCGAACGTCCGCAGTTCGTCGAGGACCTCGAGGCCAAGCTGCCTTATTATGCCGAACGGCACATGGTGAAGCCGGGGATCACCGGCTGGGCACAGATCAACTATCCATACGGCGCGTCGATCGAGGATGCGCGGCAAAAGCTCGAATATGATCTCTATTACGCCAAGAATTATTCGCCGTTCCTCGACCTGCTGATCCTGCTCCAGACGCTGCGCGTCGTGCTGTGGCCGGAAGGGGCTCGGTAA